The following coding sequences are from one Candidatus Kapaibacterium sp. window:
- the tilS gene encoding tRNA lysidine(34) synthetase TilS translates to MAKTKTTKAEIADKITDESSVSTNENSETEINGVTVQRKKSNTRRKAKSSPKTETVVVDVKKAPEPIAEQIFADEPKVESDDTNTKRNSKTSSPRRKSTKSTPNVDTKPENEDSAPKIESLNFGSIITFDSDEEPKDADDEPKVPIKNVIENITTPPQQTKQNPNQIKQNPNQIKQNPNQQKQNPNQIKQNPNQQKQNPNQIKQNPNQQKQNPNQQKQNPNQIKQNPNQQKQNPNQQKQNPNQQKQNPNQQKQNPNQIKQNPNQQKQNPNQQIQVEQDEPNLNQQASVVQQKQSPNQQKQNPNQQKQNTKQQDKVEKPKLKPQAKNSKAKKESDNQELQSKQAPKPIAREVLTYSLPDVKQLAPRLLKNPVIRKFLAAIEDFLKTRIYIEKGFRIVLAVSGGVDSVVMLDCMALVADKLGLQIYIAHFNHMLREKESDLDAELVKNLAEQYNIQFLNSSGNVKAFSQKNNISIEHAARNLRYNFFERTTRNLDADLMATAHTSDDSVETFILNLLRGSGLTGLSGIPEVRKFVKNVLIIRPLLSFTKKEIKNYAELRKLKWREDESNQLLNYTRNKVRLDLMPKLRADYNPAVDEIISRTARLIYGADNLIRELVKKHMVPVVVDVTPERFSLKVPILQTHEEFMQGEIIQAAWLKYFRLQPLSLSAVDRIMSIFDKQSGTQVEIGSGYFALKDRNIVIISKSSVIKKVKVFGSLPSEYRVNGYKIVFTLVDKRAVKIIENPEIEYFDYDKVGTYVEIRNWEQGDTFQPLGAPGEMKISDFLTNEKVSLLEKPNIIIVRNTYETVWVVGKRIGEKFKIDSETKTFLKAEIVQLK, encoded by the coding sequence ATGGCTAAAACTAAAACAACCAAAGCAGAAATTGCTGATAAAATAACTGATGAATCTTCGGTTTCAACTAATGAAAATTCTGAAACTGAGATTAATGGTGTTACAGTTCAACGTAAAAAGTCGAATACACGGCGGAAGGCTAAGAGTAGCCCAAAGACTGAAACTGTAGTTGTGGACGTAAAGAAGGCACCGGAGCCGATTGCAGAGCAAATATTTGCTGATGAACCTAAAGTTGAATCTGATGACACAAACACAAAGCGAAATTCAAAAACAAGTTCGCCAAGACGTAAATCAACAAAATCCACACCAAATGTTGATACAAAACCGGAAAATGAAGATTCTGCACCAAAAATTGAATCACTTAATTTCGGTTCGATAATAACTTTTGATTCCGACGAGGAGCCTAAAGATGCTGATGATGAGCCAAAAGTTCCAATCAAAAATGTCATCGAAAACATAACTACTCCCCCACAACAAACAAAACAAAATCCGAATCAGATTAAGCAAAACCCGAATCAGATTAAGCAAAACCCGAATCAACAAAAGCAAAACCCGAATCAGATTAAGCAAAACCCGAATCAACAAAAGCAAAACCCGAATCAGATTAAGCAAAACCCGAATCAACAAAAGCAAAACCCGAATCAACAAAAGCAAAACCCGAATCAGATTAAGCAAAACCCGAATCAACAAAAGCAAAACCCGAATCAACAAAAGCAAAACCCGAATCAACAAAAGCAAAACCCGAATCAACAAAAGCAAAACCCGAATCAGATTAAGCAAAACCCGAATCAACAAAAGCAAAACCCGAATCAGCAAATACAAGTTGAGCAGGATGAGCCAAATCTAAATCAACAAGCAAGCGTTGTACAGCAAAAGCAGAGTCCGAATCAACAGAAGCAGAATCCGAATCAACAGAAGCAGAACACGAAACAACAAGATAAAGTTGAAAAGCCTAAACTAAAGCCACAGGCTAAAAATTCAAAAGCTAAGAAAGAATCCGATAATCAAGAATTGCAATCAAAACAAGCACCTAAGCCTATCGCTCGTGAAGTTCTTACCTACTCATTGCCTGATGTGAAGCAGTTAGCACCTCGATTGTTAAAAAATCCGGTAATCAGAAAATTTTTAGCTGCAATAGAAGATTTTCTGAAAACAAGAATTTATATCGAAAAGGGCTTCAGAATAGTCCTTGCCGTTAGTGGTGGAGTAGATTCGGTAGTCATGTTGGATTGTATGGCTTTAGTAGCCGATAAATTAGGTTTGCAAATATATATTGCTCATTTCAATCATATGCTTCGCGAGAAGGAATCCGATTTAGATGCAGAATTAGTCAAGAATTTGGCGGAACAATACAATATTCAATTTTTGAATAGTTCCGGCAATGTGAAAGCGTTTTCACAAAAAAATAATATTAGCATCGAACATGCAGCTCGAAATTTGCGCTACAACTTTTTTGAACGTACAACTCGAAATTTAGATGCTGATTTGATGGCTACAGCACATACATCCGATGATTCAGTCGAGACATTTATACTTAATTTGTTACGTGGTTCCGGTTTGACGGGTTTGAGTGGAATTCCTGAAGTTAGAAAATTTGTAAAAAATGTTCTTATAATCCGCCCCTTACTATCTTTCACTAAAAAAGAGATTAAAAATTATGCAGAACTTCGTAAGCTGAAATGGCGCGAGGACGAATCCAATCAGTTGTTGAATTACACTCGTAATAAGGTGCGATTAGATTTGATGCCGAAACTCAGAGCTGATTACAATCCGGCGGTAGATGAAATCATAAGTCGCACTGCAAGGTTAATCTATGGCGCAGATAATTTGATTAGAGAATTGGTCAAAAAGCACATGGTTCCGGTAGTTGTGGATGTCACTCCTGAGAGATTCAGTCTCAAAGTACCAATTTTGCAAACTCATGAAGAATTCATGCAAGGTGAAATCATTCAAGCTGCATGGCTGAAATATTTCAGATTGCAACCTTTGTCTCTTTCTGCGGTGGATAGAATCATGTCAATTTTCGACAAACAAAGTGGCACTCAGGTAGAAATTGGCTCAGGATATTTTGCCTTAAAAGACAGAAACATTGTAATTATATCCAAATCATCCGTCATTAAGAAAGTAAAAGTATTTGGCTCTTTGCCGAGCGAATATCGTGTAAATGGTTACAAAATCGTTTTCACATTGGTTGATAAACGTGCAGTGAAAATTATCGAGAACCCCGAAATTGAATACTTTGATTATGATAAAGTCGGGACTTACGTGGAAATACGAAATTGGGAACAAGGTGACACTTTCCAACCTCTGGGAGCACCCGGCGAGATGAAAATAAGCGATTTCTTGACAAATGAGAAGGTTTCTTTGCTCGAAAAGCCTAACATCATCATCGTCAGAAATACATATGAAACTGTTTGGGTTGTTGGGAAGCGAATCGGAGAGAAATTTAAAATTGACAGTGAAACTAAAACTTTCTTAAAAGCTGAAATTGTTCAGCTAAAGTAG
- the hpt gene encoding hypoxanthine phosphoribosyltransferase: MDIMEINGVKFKILFSKEQINESMKIMAASIEKDYADSSPLFLVVMKGAIFFAADLIRCVNLQSQIEVISAKSYGSAMESSGNVTLKSLGENFGGKDIIIVEDIIDTGHTLKSLLDFVKSFNPKSVEVATLLSKTNSRKVDINVKYIGIEIPELFVVGYGLDYAEYGRQLLDIYIKDED; this comes from the coding sequence ATGGATATAATGGAAATAAATGGCGTAAAATTCAAGATTTTGTTCTCTAAAGAACAAATTAATGAATCAATGAAAATAATGGCTGCATCAATCGAAAAGGATTATGCAGACTCATCTCCCCTATTTTTAGTAGTGATGAAAGGTGCTATCTTTTTTGCAGCCGATTTGATTCGCTGTGTCAATCTCCAATCGCAAATTGAAGTGATTAGTGCCAAAAGTTACGGCTCCGCGATGGAAAGTTCCGGAAATGTAACTCTTAAATCTTTGGGCGAAAATTTCGGAGGCAAAGATATTATAATCGTCGAGGACATTATTGATACAGGTCATACTTTGAAATCCTTATTGGACTTTGTCAAATCGTTTAATCCAAAATCAGTTGAAGTGGCTACTCTATTATCCAAAACTAACTCGAGAAAAGTTGATATTAACGTTAAATATATCGGTATCGAAATTCCTGAGTTGTTTGTTGTCGGATATGGATTAGACTATGCCGAGTATGGGCGACAATTATTAGACATCTACATCAAAGACGAAGATTAG
- a CDS encoding methyl-accepting chemotaxis protein, with product MKLTFKSKLMILTVSAALSPVILILIFTARLQFELTSRTKTELDSLSRVNISQISKDAYGIIETANELFVQKNKVALNVLRQTIKSEGGFNFANPLVKWNALNQFTGEITEVSLPSVNIGSKWLGQNISFDENTHVVDIVTEQVLGTVTLFQRINERGDMIRVATSVRTHDGKRAIGTFIPAVNPDGQANPVISKVMNGEVYNGVAFVVNDWYVTAYEPYYINGRIEGMIYVGERIASIESIRKTIMDIKVGKTGYVFVLGALNPHYGRYIISKNGERDGETIIEITDASGDKFVKDMVENAMKLNPNELFIQEYEWQDLGSDSSRSKLSAVSYFKPWGWVIGAGAFEDDYHDSQNRIEATISDLQNIYLVLIIVTLLIILILTMFFAKRMTRPLGYMTTLASNIATGDIHDAKINLEKLKSTAKFASDKSSNLKDDIYKLYKSFESMINNLDSLIGQVQRSGIQVTTSATQIAASARELEATVAEQAASTKEVSATSKEITQTSYLLANKIIKVSTNANVTADLAEDGKSSLTNMEQAMNDLAKATNSITSKLSIINDKANKISTVVTTINKISEQTNLLSLNASIEAEKAGEYGKGFSVVAREISRLADQTAVSTKDIEYMVSEMQSSVSSGVMEMDKFGQEVKRGTSSIGEIGEQMTSIIEKVKELIPEFENVSTGTQNQSKSAEQISEAMSQLSMTATQTKDSLTEFKRATENLNDAVKGLQSEVSKFKIS from the coding sequence GTGAAATTGACATTTAAGAGCAAACTCATGATTCTGACTGTCTCGGCAGCATTATCGCCCGTTATTTTGATTTTAATTTTTACAGCACGCTTGCAATTTGAACTGACATCAAGAACGAAAACCGAACTCGATTCATTATCGAGGGTAAATATCAGTCAAATTTCAAAAGATGCTTATGGAATTATTGAGACGGCGAATGAACTTTTCGTGCAAAAAAACAAGGTCGCTTTGAATGTCCTTCGGCAAACGATTAAAAGCGAAGGAGGATTCAATTTCGCTAACCCACTTGTAAAATGGAACGCACTAAATCAATTCACCGGAGAAATCACTGAAGTGTCCCTTCCTTCGGTTAACATAGGCTCTAAATGGCTTGGTCAAAACATCTCATTTGACGAGAATACTCATGTGGTAGATATCGTCACCGAACAGGTTTTGGGAACTGTAACTCTCTTTCAGCGAATTAATGAAAGAGGCGATATGATTCGCGTAGCTACATCTGTCCGAACTCACGATGGCAAACGCGCCATTGGCACGTTCATTCCGGCTGTCAATCCTGACGGACAAGCAAATCCCGTAATTTCCAAAGTTATGAACGGAGAAGTTTACAATGGTGTTGCTTTTGTTGTCAACGATTGGTATGTCACAGCATACGAGCCATATTACATAAACGGGCGAATCGAAGGTATGATTTATGTAGGTGAGCGCATTGCCTCAATCGAATCTATCCGAAAAACAATCATGGATATTAAAGTGGGCAAAACCGGATATGTATTCGTACTCGGGGCGCTCAATCCGCATTACGGAAGATACATAATATCCAAAAACGGTGAACGGGATGGCGAAACCATTATAGAGATTACGGACGCAAGTGGAGATAAATTTGTAAAAGACATGGTTGAGAATGCAATGAAACTGAATCCGAATGAACTTTTCATTCAAGAGTATGAGTGGCAGGATTTGGGAAGCGATTCGTCGCGTTCGAAGCTTTCGGCTGTATCATATTTTAAACCTTGGGGATGGGTTATTGGAGCAGGAGCATTCGAGGATGATTATCACGATTCGCAAAATAGAATCGAAGCTACGATTTCTGATTTGCAAAACATCTATTTGGTGCTGATTATTGTGACTTTGCTCATCATATTGATTCTGACAATGTTCTTTGCTAAACGCATGACTCGCCCATTGGGATATATGACTACTTTAGCTTCAAATATAGCAACAGGCGACATCCACGATGCAAAAATCAATCTGGAAAAACTCAAAAGCACTGCAAAATTTGCTTCCGATAAAAGTAGCAATCTGAAAGATGACATTTATAAACTGTACAAATCTTTTGAATCCATGATAAACAATCTTGACTCATTAATCGGTCAAGTACAGCGTTCTGGAATTCAAGTTACCACATCGGCAACTCAAATCGCTGCATCGGCTCGGGAACTCGAAGCAACAGTCGCCGAACAAGCTGCATCCACGAAAGAAGTCTCGGCAACAAGCAAGGAAATCACTCAAACTTCATATTTATTGGCAAACAAAATCATCAAAGTCAGTACAAATGCAAATGTTACCGCAGATTTGGCTGAAGACGGCAAATCAAGTTTGACAAACATGGAGCAGGCAATGAATGATTTGGCAAAAGCTACTAATTCAATCACTTCGAAGCTATCAATAATCAATGATAAAGCAAATAAGATTTCGACAGTTGTTACCACGATTAACAAAATTTCCGAGCAAACGAATTTACTGTCTTTAAATGCTTCGATTGAAGCCGAAAAAGCAGGTGAATACGGCAAGGGCTTTTCGGTTGTTGCACGAGAAATAAGCCGGTTGGCAGACCAAACGGCAGTGTCAACAAAGGATATCGAATACATGGTAAGCGAAATGCAAAGCTCGGTCTCGTCAGGTGTAATGGAAATGGACAAATTCGGGCAGGAAGTCAAACGCGGAACAAGTAGCATCGGTGAAATCGGTGAGCAAATGACTTCTATAATCGAAAAAGTGAAGGAATTGATTCCCGAATTTGAAAATGTTAGTACCGGAACACAAAATCAATCTAAGAGCGCCGAGCAAATTAGCGAAGCAATGTCCCAATTAAGTATGACAGCTACACAAACTAAGGATTCTTTGACAGAATTCAAACGAGCGACAGAAAATTTGAACGATGCAGTAAAAGGCTTGCAAAGTGAAGTATCAAAATTTAAAATAAGTTGA